Proteins from a genomic interval of Equus quagga isolate Etosha38 chromosome 13, UCLA_HA_Equagga_1.0, whole genome shotgun sequence:
- the LOC124249834 gene encoding LOW QUALITY PROTEIN: zinc finger protein 260-like (The sequence of the model RefSeq protein was modified relative to this genomic sequence to represent the inferred CDS: inserted 2 bases in 1 codon) produces MSNLISHQRIHIGKKSYSYKKCGKAFSHKSNITDHEEIHTGEKPFECNECGKNFRQNQYLTKHHIAXSGEKSYKCKECGKSFNQKENLITHQKIHTREKLFGCNDCETAFIQKSSLIKHQKMHTGEKFYTCKECGKTFSSKSNFTKHEQIHIGEKPFKCNDCGTAFSQKQYLIKHHNIHTGEKPFECNKCGKAFSQITSLIVHVRIHTGDKPYECKVCGKAFCQSSSLTVHMRSHTGEKPYGCTQCGKAFSQFSTLALHVRTHTGEKPYQCSTCGKAFSQKSHHVRHQKIHTH; encoded by the exons ATGTCAAATCTCATAagtcatcagagaattcataTTGGAAAGAAATCTTATTCCTATAagaaatgtgggaaagccttcagccaCAAATCAAATATCACTGACCATGAGGAaattcatacaggagagaaaccctttgaatgtaatgaatgtgggaaaaacTTCAGGCAGAACCAATACCTCACTAAGCATCACATTGC CTCTGGAGAGAAATCCtacaaatgtaaggaatgtggaaaatccttcaatcagaaagaaaatctcattacCCATCAGAAAATTCATACTAGAGAGAAACTGTTTGGATGTAATGACTGTGAGACAGCTTTTATTCAGAAGTCAAGCCTCATTAAACACCAGAAAATGCATACTGGAGAAAAATTCTATacatgtaaagaatgtgggaaaaccttcagCAGCAAATCAAATTTCACAAAGCATGAACAAATTCATATTGGAGAGAAACCCTTTAAATGTAATGACTGTGGAACAGCCTTTAGCCAGAAGCAATACCTCATTAAACATCACAAcattcatacaggagagaaaccctttgaatgtaataaatgtggaaaagccttctcTCAAATCACATCACTTATTGTACACGTGAGAATTCATACAGGTGATAAGCCTTATGAATGTAAGgtatgtgggaaagccttctgtCAAAGCTCATCTCTTACTGTGCATATGAGAAGCCACACAGGGGAGAAGCCCTATGGATGTACTCAGTGCGGGAAAGCTTTCTCTCAGTTCTCAACTCTTGCTTTACACGTGAGAACACACACAGGTGAGAAGCCTTATCAGTGTAGCACAtgtgggaaagcattcagtcaGAAATCACACCACGTCAGGCATCAGAAAATTCATACTCATTAG